CGCTTGTTTTGATTCTGCTTTTGATTCAGCAGCAGGAATCGCATTGGAAACTCGCTGAATGCCGTTTGTGATTTCCTGATTGACGGAACTTGATGCCTGTTTGATTCGGTCAATTTTCCGATGATAGGTTTCAGCGACCTTTGCAGGATATTTCTTAGCCGATTCGACCAGCGATTTAGATCGCCAGTTCTCAAGCGGTGCTTCTACCGTTTTTCTGGATGGTTTATTCAAACCTTCTGAGGCACCGCGGTCATTTATTAAAGCATTCGCTGCAATCTCAGCATGGGACAACTGTGCTTCGGTTCCCAGATCCACCTGATTTGCATTGGGGTAATATCCACTGACTTTAACTTTGGCGGCAGTTTCTTTATCTGAAGTTTTCTTTTTCGAATCAAAAAAGTTAAAGCTGGAACTGCTTTTCGAAGCAATCAGCGCGTCTTCAGACTTTTTACTGGATTGAGAAATCACCTCAGAGGGCTGGCGCAAACACCCCGCCGTGAAATAACAGCTCACAATCAACAGCAAATAAACCGTTGTCAGTTTTCGTTTTACTAGACCGGTCTTCACAACGACAAATCCTGTCATCTGCATCCAGAGGTCAAAACGGGACTTTGACTCTCTGCCTGGGTCGCGGGAAGTAACCTCAATGGGGGCTTGAGGTTCAGGAAGCATCATTCGCAGGCGCGCAACCGCACCCGACGAAATGCCTGTGATCTTTTATCGACTAGGCTGAATTGATGGCATGAGAGGGTATTTTGGATTTTGATCGTCTTTGAGAAAATAGCTTATTTCTTGCAGAGCTTGCGTAACGTTTCCATATTAATCTGATCCAGCGGGACCCCGTCTTCTTCGTCTTTCGGGGTCTCCAGATACATGGGCCGATCCTGAAATGTCGGATCATTCATCAAATGCCGAAACGGTTCCAGGCCCAGAAAGCCCCGGCCAATATTTTCGTGCCGATCTTTGCGACTGCCGAATTCGCATTTACTGTCGTTAAGATGAAAGGCACGTACCCGATCAATGCCAATCACTTCATCCAGCTCGGCCATTGTCGCTTTATATTCCGATTTTTTGATCAGGGGATAACCGGCGGCAAAGATGTGACAGGTATCAACACAGATACCCAACCGCTGCCCGTCCTGCACCTGCTGCAGAAGATAGGCCAACTGTTCAAACCGAAATCCAAGATTCGAACCCTGCCCTGCCGTCGTCTCCAGCCAGATTTGTGTGGCAAACCCTTCGGTCTGCTGATGAATGCGATCGATGGCAGCCACAATCCGATCGAGTCCTTCTTCTTCACTCGACGTCACATAACTCCCGGGATGCATGACGGCCCCTTCCAGCCCCAGTGCCTCGGCCCGTTCCAGTTCGATCACAACGGCATCGATCGACTTATTCCACAACTCGTCTTTCGGACTCGCCAGATTGATTAAATAGCTCATATGTGAGCAGGGATGTGTAATCCCCGTTGCTTCCATCCGCTCCTGAAACAGATCGACATCTTTGTCGGTGAGCGGCTTGGCGCGCCATTGATTATTATTTTTGGTAAAGATCTGTACGCAATCCATATCAAATTTAGCGGCGGTATCAACGGCTTTATAATATCCACCAGCAATCGACTGATGTGCTCCCAGTAATGGCATGTCGCAAATCCAGAAAACGAATTATTTAGATGAGTTCAGACGTCAAAAATCATTATAGGTTGTCTGCCCTGCCCCCTCCAGCCACTGCAGTGCGAAACAAAATCCCAGCGGATTGCCTTGAATTCCGTGGGAAGTTTTATAGCGAGCCGTTACAATCGATCTGTATTCTTAATTCAATTTCATCTCCCTGCTATTACAGGTTTTCGTTGCTTTCTTTTCTGATTGAAACTGGACGAATCATGCAATCCCTCAAATGGTGCTCGCTATTGCTCTCATTGTGTTTGTTTCCAAACATGCTCCAGGCAGCCGGACAACCCAACATCATTATCCTGCTGGCCGATGACCTGGGTTATGGTGAACTGGGTTGTCAGGGAA
This genomic interval from Gimesia alba contains the following:
- a CDS encoding deoxyribonuclease IV, with translation MPLLGAHQSIAGGYYKAVDTAAKFDMDCVQIFTKNNNQWRAKPLTDKDVDLFQERMEATGITHPCSHMSYLINLASPKDELWNKSIDAVVIELERAEALGLEGAVMHPGSYVTSSEEEGLDRIVAAIDRIHQQTEGFATQIWLETTAGQGSNLGFRFEQLAYLLQQVQDGQRLGICVDTCHIFAAGYPLIKKSEYKATMAELDEVIGIDRVRAFHLNDSKCEFGSRKDRHENIGRGFLGLEPFRHLMNDPTFQDRPMYLETPKDEEDGVPLDQINMETLRKLCKK